A region from the Vicia villosa cultivar HV-30 ecotype Madison, WI linkage group LG3, Vvil1.0, whole genome shotgun sequence genome encodes:
- the LOC131660391 gene encoding glucan endo-1,3-beta-D-glucosidase-like, producing MSPSFLLLLTLFAIADSQSFIGVNYGQIANNLPAPEVSAKLLQSTTIGKVRIYGADPAIIKSLANTGIGIVIGTANSDIPILASDQNAAKQWVNTNVLPYYPASNIILITVGNEVLTSGDQGLVTQLVPAIRNVQTALSSVSLGGKVKVSTVHSMAVLSRSDPPSSGSFNPGLQNTLNQLLAFLKDNKSPFAVNPYPFFAYQSDPRPETLAFCLFQPNSGRVDSGNGKLYTNMFDAQVDAVHSALSAMKYDDIEIVVAETGWPSSGDSHEVGPSVENAKAYNGNLITHLRSLVGTPLIPGKSVDTYIFALYDENLKSGPGSERAFGLFKTDLTMSYDVGLAKSSQQKPPPTSPVTPTPSTTWCIPKAGVSDAQLQANIDYACSQGLDCRPIQPGGVCFDPNTLQSHAAYVMNLYYQTFGRNQWNCDFSQTATLTSQNPSYNACNYIGGST from the exons ATGTCTCCTTCGTTCCTTCTTCTCCTTACTCTATTCGCAATTGCAG ACTCGCAGTCCTTCATCGGAGTTAACTACGGTCAGATCGCCAACAATCTTCCAGCACCGGAAGTCTCAGCTAAACTTCTCCAATCCACCACCATCGGGAAAGTTCGTATTTACGGCGCCGATCCTGCCATCATAAAATCTCTTGCTAACACCGGCATCGGAATTGTCATCGGAACCGCTAACAGCGATATTCCGATTCTCGCTTCTGATCAAAACGCAGCAAAACAGTGGGTGAACACGAACGTCTTGCCTTATTACCCTGCCAGTAACATCATTCTGATCACCGTCGGTAACGAGGTTTTAACCTCCGGTGATCAGGGACTTGTGACACAGCTCGTGCCGGCAATTCGAAATGTCCAAACTGCACTCAGCTCGGTGTCGCTTGGCGGAAAGGTGAAGGTGTCCACCGTGCATTCCATGGCGGTGTTGTCTCGCTCGGATCCACCTTCTTCCGGATCTTTTAACCCGGGTTTACAAAACACACTGAATCAGTTATTAGCGTTTCTGAAGGATAATAAATCACCGTTTGCGGTTAACCCGTATCCGTTTTTCGCTTATCAGAGTGACCCGAGACCCGAAACGCTTGCGTTTTGTTTATTTCAACCTAATTCGGGTCGGGTTGATTCGGGTAACGGAAAGCTTTATACGAATATGTTCGATGCTCAG GTTGATGCTGTGCACTCTGCTCTAAGTGCAATGAAGTACGATGACATTGAGATTGTGGTTGCTGAAACAGGATGGCCTTCTAGTGGGGACAGTCATGAAGTAGGACCAAGTGTTGAAAATGCCAAGGCCTATAATGGAAACCTTATTACTCATCTTAGATCATTAGTTGGTACACCTTTGATACCTGGAAAGTCTGTAGACACTTACATTTTTGCACTCTATGATGAAAACCTCAAATCCGGCCCGGGATCCGAACGCGCCTTTGGCCTCTTCAAAACTGATCTTACCATGTCATATGATGTCGGCTTGGCCAAATCTAGCCAACAG AAACCACCGCCAACTAGTCCAGTTACTCCAACACCTAGCACTACATGGTGTATTCCAAAAGCAGgagtttctgatgctcaattgcAGGCTAATATTGATTATGCATGTAGCCAAGGGTTAGATTGTAGACCAATACAACCAGGAGGGGTATGTTTTGATCCCAACACATTACAATCCCATGCTGCTTATGTAATGAATCTCTATTACCAAACATTTGGTAGAAATCAATGGAACTGTGATTTCTCTCAAACAGCAACACTCACATCCCAAAATCCAA GTTACAATGCTTGCAATTATATTGGTGGGAGTACCTGA